The Deltaproteobacteria bacterium genome contains a region encoding:
- a CDS encoding AraC family transcriptional regulator, translated as MSGTVRAEAPGRLLELVRALGGSPERVLAAAGVAAADFADPDRPIEVEIVLRLVDAAAHEVGDDRFGLHAGSRMDYGALGVLSYAVLNAPTVGTALRNFERYARSHFRGPRIRLEIDGDEARLELVLDVPDGVPRRHHAEAAAVVGLRIMRQLIGRDWRPRRVRFAHDRPRDVSEHERIFGAPLGFRQGVHVGLVFDAGDLERPVRDADRRLLPIIERHLDELLAKPEPGDAWLGEVRSAIASSVCDGHPGIQAVARRLGVSVRTLQRRLGEQRTVFKTLVEDVRRELALRYLADGRTRLTDVAFLVGYSELSAFGRAFHRWTGSTPLAMRRSLTAASTTRA; from the coding sequence ATGTCCGGCACGGTGCGGGCGGAGGCTCCCGGCCGTCTTCTCGAGCTGGTCAGGGCGCTCGGCGGATCGCCGGAGCGGGTGCTCGCCGCCGCGGGCGTTGCCGCTGCCGACTTCGCGGATCCCGACCGGCCGATCGAGGTCGAGATCGTCCTCCGCCTCGTCGACGCTGCGGCACACGAGGTCGGGGACGACCGCTTCGGCCTGCACGCGGGGAGCCGCATGGACTACGGGGCGCTCGGCGTGCTCAGCTACGCGGTGCTGAACGCCCCGACGGTCGGTACCGCGCTCCGGAACTTCGAGCGCTACGCCCGTTCACACTTCCGGGGGCCCCGGATCAGGCTCGAGATCGACGGCGACGAGGCGCGACTCGAGCTCGTGCTCGACGTGCCGGACGGCGTGCCGCGCCGACACCACGCCGAGGCCGCGGCGGTGGTCGGGCTGCGCATCATGCGCCAGCTGATCGGCCGCGACTGGCGCCCGCGCCGCGTGCGCTTCGCACACGACCGCCCGCGCGACGTCTCCGAGCACGAGCGCATCTTCGGAGCACCGCTCGGTTTCCGCCAGGGCGTTCACGTCGGGCTCGTCTTCGATGCCGGCGACCTGGAGCGCCCGGTGCGCGATGCCGACCGGCGCCTTCTTCCCATCATCGAGCGCCACCTCGACGAGCTGCTCGCGAAGCCCGAGCCAGGCGACGCGTGGCTCGGCGAGGTGCGGAGCGCCATCGCGAGCTCGGTCTGCGACGGTCATCCGGGGATACAGGCCGTCGCGCGGCGGCTCGGCGTGAGCGTCCGCACCCTCCAGCGCCGGCTCGGGGAGCAACGTACCGTCTTCAAGACCCTCGTCGAGGACGTCCGCCGCGAGCTCGCGCTCCGCTACCTGGCGGATGGCCGGACGCGTCTCACCGACGTCGCCTTTCTGGTCGGGTACTCGGAGCTGAGCGCCTTTGGCCGCGCGTTCCACCGCTGGACGGGGTCGACCCCGCTCGCGATGCGACGGAGCCTGACGGCCGCCTCGACGACCCGGGCGTAG